The following is a genomic window from Balneolaceae bacterium.
CTCCCGGAGTACCGGACTCTACTGCCTGAACACCAGAAGTGGTACCCTGCAAGGCCGAGGAAGCATCTGTAACACTGATATTCTCCAAATCTTGAGAACTTACAGATGAAATTGACCCTGTTACTTCTCCGGCAGCCTGCGTTGCATAGCCAACAGCTACAATTTCATCTAATTGATTGACTCCCTGCTCCAATGCAACGTTTATTTCTTGGCGTCCATTAACCTCAACGGTTTGCGTGGCATAGCCAATAAATGAAAAGGATAAAACTCCATCAGATGGTACGGTAATTGTGTAATTACCATCAATGTTTGTAGAAGTTCCTCTATTCGTCCCTTCCACAGCAATATTCACACCGGGTAGTGTCTCATCTGTAGTAGCATCTACAACAGTTCCACTAACTTCGATTTGTTGTGCTGTTGCTGTTATAGTATTAAAGAAGAAAAATACTATAAAAAAGAAGACAGACACTGCAGTCCATTTGTTCAAAGTATTGTTTAGCTCCATATTAATATGAGTTAATTGTTATGATTATGATTTTGTTCTTAAAAGTTGACAAATGGATTAAGTTCAATCCATTCGGCATTTGAACTGTAGACAAAAAAGTACTTTTAAACCAAAGAGTCAATAAAATTGAAAATTAAATTCGAAACATTTTTGTTATTGATAAGTCTTGGTTCAAAAATCATTTTTGAAAAGCGAATATATAAGAGAAGTATACCAACATTATTATCGAAAGAGGTAATTGTTAAGGGTCTTATTTCTATTAGAATGTTATAAAATCTTTATAACATTTTGCTATAAATAGTTAGGTTAGCGAGTATTATAAATAATCAAAAAATTATGTTGCCTTCAGTTTCTTGTACATTTAAAGTAGATGAATCCTAAATCAGTCCAGAAGAATTCCCAGAGGCCGTGGATGGAGTACTTCGGGAAAGACTATCGCTTGTTCCATTTCTAAACGCCAAGATGAAATTTATACTGAGATTGTCTCTAATGCCTGAAAAACACTTCAACGCGTCATAGGTGGAAAGTAGAACCTGCCAGCTGATCCAGATCCATAGCGACATATAAGGTGGTTATGATGGAGTGGTAGATGTTGGAATTAACAAGAATCACCGAGTCCAGGATGGCCACGAGGAATTTGCAAATTCATCCAGTCAGATTAATGGAATTGCACCCCGTATAATCCGTTTGTTTCATCAGACACTATATTTGTCAGTACTTATTTAATCAGAAGACTTTCTCAAAAAGATAGGAGTGTCATTATTTATTCCGATAATAATCAATTGATAGTTTTTGCCAACTCTTACACTTTTAATTTCTCGTATTTCCCCCCTCACCTTTAAACTAATAGGTTTTGGTTCTAAATTTTTCTCTGACTTACCTTCTAAATACCAGCCATAACTTGCATCATAACGTCCCCCATAGACCGGACGAACTTTATGTAAATTTCCTCCGGCTATTATATCTAAGTTTTCACCTCTATTTAAATTAGGAGTATAAAAAGAGAATATTGGAGCCGACTGCATCTCAACAGGCAACGGATCCGTCTTAAATAAACCATTACCCTGATTCTCAAAGTAAACAGATGCCAGGCTGGTAACCTTACGTTGTGGTACTTTCTCTAATTGTCTCCTACCAAATATGTCAATCAATGATTTATTAGCATAGGATTCATATGTAGGAAACCGATTTCGGAGAACGGCAATATTTTGAACTAACTGGTATAATGGTACAACTGGGTATACAATAGTGTCTTTAGTATAGCCAATGATAGGATCGGTATTGCCCAACCCTGTAAAATTAGCTGCATACATTATTAGAGGTTTTTCTTCAGATACCTGGAAAGGAGTGTTAAGACCAATATTGCCTGCTAATATGTCAACATCACCATCAGAATCCATATCGGACAAATGAAGAGTCTGCCATAAACCGGAAGGAGATATAAAGGACTCATCTTTTACAAATTTACCATTAATATTTTTAAAAACTGTTACAGGCATCCAATCTCCTGCTACAACAAGATCTAAGCGACCGTCACCAGTGATATCTGCTTTTTTTGCGTCGCTAACCATTCCGACATTTTTTAAACTTGAGCCAACCGAATCCGTCACATTTTCAAATGTTCCATCTCCATTATTTTTAAGAAAATAATGGATTGGATCTTCTCCATAACTTCTTGGAACTGAGCGACTACCAATGAATAAATCATCATTCCCGTCATCATTAAAATCGATTGGTAAAACTACGGACCCGTTGCTTGTGAAGTTGGGCAGAGAACCAATATCATATGTAAAATCTCCATTACCATCATTAATATATAATCGATCAGATAGGAATTCATCATTCTGACTGCTCCTCTCATTTACTCCACTTACAACATAAAGATCTAAATAGTCATCACCATTTGCATCGAAAAATTCAGCGTCAGTATCTTCAGAATAAGCATGTTTATTGAAAATGTTTATTTCCTGCTTTATGAATTTTTCATCATTTCGCTGTAAATAAATGGAGCCACTTTGTTCAGCAGCTCCCCCAAAAAATATATCCTCTAGTCCATCCCCATTAATATCAGCAACTGCTATGGCAGGTCCTAATTCTGATAACTGGTAAGGCATAAATGGTTGCAAGCTGAAAGCATCATAAGTGTCTTCTTGATGACGATAAACTGGCAATAAGGGGCTTGAAACTTCTTTGAACGGAGATGAGTAAGACTCTTTTTCTATTTCTTCCTCTTTTTCTACTTGATCTTCTGTAATGGTAAGTAGCTGGTTAGTAGAAATATTTTTGTATAAGGTTTTTTTCCCGGTAGGCCAATTAATTTTCAGACTATCGATTTTCTCAACTTCGCCCAAACCGAAGAACAGGCGTGAATCAACTGAAGATTGAAACCCACGGGTTGGATACAACTCTAAGGCTTGGTAACCATTATCTGTATAAACAATAGCTTTGCTGCCAATGCCTTTTGAATTCTTTCCGCTTCCCTCAAGCTTCAATGTTAGATAACTTGTGCTATCTTGTTCAATTGTCATATTCTGGTAAAGAGAAGCAACTGAATTTACGTTATTTATGACTAAATCCAGATCACCGTCATTATCTAAATCTCCATATGCTGCACCATTTGAATAAGTAGGTGTAGTAAATCCCCATTTTTCCGTCTGATTCGAAAATTGAATTGAACCTTTATTTCGATAAGCAAAGTTAGGAATTTTAAGTTGAGGCATACTATCTATCACTGATATATTTTCGTCTGTTATGCCCATATTCAGTGAACGCTGTATTGAGCTTTGTCTAACCATGGTAAGGTAATCCATATTGTTAGGTCGTCGGTAGATTCCATTCGTAACAAAGAAATCCTTTAACCCATCATTGTCCATATCAAAAAGCAAACCTGACCAACTCCAGTCTGTGGCATGAACACCGGCCATTTGAGCAATTTCTGCCAACATGGGAATAGAGCTACTATCTTGACCAATATTTAATTGTAGGGTATTCCTTATAAGCTGTGGGTGATAACCATATTCTCGTTGAAGAGAATATAGCTCATAAGGTTCGCTGCTTATAGATGTTTTAAGTCTTTTTTCAGTATATGGCAGCATATCTACTACAGCAATATCAGGCTTGAGATCGTTATTTATATCTGCTATATCACTGCCCATGGAAGCACGACTGGTGTGCCCTGCACTTATTTGCAACACATCATTAAACGTACCATTTTTTTCATTTAGATATAGATAATCATGTTCATGAAAATCATTCGTTACATAAATATCAGGATAATGATCTCCATTTATATCACTAACCGATACATTTAATCCGTATCCCAACTGTGTGCTATGAATTCCTGCTTCTTTGGTGACATCCACAAATTTTCCATCATCATTACGATACAAGCGATCACCCCCTTTAGGACTATGAATATTCTGCTGATCGCGGGGTTGAAACGAATCTTGATTATGTATTGAATGGTTTACCAAAAACATATCAAGGTCACCATCTCTATCCATATCAAAAAATGTTGCTTGCTTTGAATACCCACTGAAAGCAAGTCCATATTCTTCCGCTCGTTCTATAAAAGTATAATCCCCGTTGTTTATAAATAGTTGATTACGTCCACTTTTATTTAGGTAATCAACATTGCATATATATATGTCAAGCCATCCGTCTCCATTAATATCAACCATTGTTGTGCCTGTTGTCCAATCTCCGGATCCTCCGACTCCGGCTTGGTCTGTAATATCTCTAAATTTAAAATCCCCTTCATTCAAATACAGACGGTTCTTTCCCATATTAGCTGTTAAATAAATATCGGGCAAACCATCTCCATTTATATCTCCTATTGACACTCCACCTCCATCATAAAAATAAAGATAGTTAATGATATTAAAATCCGGCGTCTGTTCTATATGATTAAAGAAAGTAATTTTGCTTTGATCAGAATGGATCTTTTTGAACCGTGGTTCTTGTTGTTGATGGTAACAAGAGAATAATAATACTAGAAATCCAACTATAATTAGTAGTAACAAATAAAATTTTGAATTCATAATAACTTAAAATATTAATCTTCTACCTTATCCAAATTTATAACTTCCACATCCTGAATTTTTCCCGAGTCAATCGCAAAACGTACAATCGTTCTGTATACCTGGAAACCCTGTTTACCTGCTGCACCGGGATTCATATAGAGCATTTTGTTGAGCGAATGATCTCTTGCTATTTTTAAGATATGCGAGTGGCCGCAAATAAAAAGATCCGGGGTATTATTTTCAATCTCCCGGCGGATGGGAATACAGTAGCGGCCCGGGATTCCACCAATATGAGTCATCCAAACATCCACCCCATCGCAATCAAATCGTTGGTGGAGCGGATATTTAGTTCGAATATCATTCCCGTCAATATTGCCGTACACCCCAATAACCGGTGCAATCTCTTCCAGCGCCTTTGAAATTTTAAGATTTCCAAAATCACCGGCGTGCCATATTTCATCCCGATCCGAAAAAAATTCACTAATTTGGGGGTCGAGATAATTATGTGTATCTGCTATAAGTCCTATCTTTCTCATGCTATGGTATATAATATCTATAGGATATGATAGGAATCATGAGGAAGCTTGCAAAACATTTCAAAAAAATTTTCAAATTATTTTTACACCGTGAAACATTCAGTCAGCATTATTATTGTAACCTGGAATGCATTGAATCATCTTCGGAAATTTCTGCCATCTGTTGCGGCAACAAACTATACCAATTTTGAGATAATTATCGCTAATAATGCCTCTGATGATGGAACTGTAAACTGGGTTGAAGAGAATTATCCGGATTGTAAAGTGATTACATTCGACCGGAATTATGGCTACGCAGCGGGAAACAACCGGGCTGTAAAATATGCATCGGGAGAAATACTCATTTTCCTCAATAATGATGTCCAAACAGATCCCAACTGGCTCATTGGTTTAAACAATGTGTTTCAAGATCCTTCTGTCGGTATCGCTCAGCCAAAATTACGGTCAGCACAAAACAAGGACTATTTTGAGTATGCCGGTGCTGCCGGTGGTTTTATCGACTGGATGGGATATACATTTTGCAAGGGAAGATTAATGAATCATGTTGAAAAAGATGCAGGACAATATGATACCTCCGGTGATATCTTTTGGGCGTCGGGAGCGGCTTTTGCCATTCGAAAAGAACTGTTTCAAAAAAGCGGGGGATTTGATGAAGATTTTGAATTCCATATGGAAGAGATTGACCTCTGTTGGCGCTGTTTAAAACGTGGTGAAAAAATCAGGTATGTACCCGGCAGTGTAGTTTATCATCTTGGAGGAGGCTCATTAGCTCATGGATCACCAAGAAAAGTTTTCTACAACTACAGGAATAATCTCCTGATGCTGCTGAAGAACCTGGATCGATTCGTTATACCAAAACTTTTATTTCGTTTAATTTTGGATGGCATCTCCGGTATTCGAACTCTATTCAAAGGAAATCCAGCCGAGACATGGGCTATTATCAGAGCTCATTTTTCTTTTTACAGGATGATTCCAGAGACATTGAAAAAGAGAAAAGCTTTAAAACACTCTTCAACATCAAAAACACCAGAATCGTTAGTGATGCATCATTTACTGATTGTCGAATATTTTTTAAAGGGAAAGCAGACATTTGATGAGTTGGATTTTACTCCTGATGAGTAGAAATGAAGTTTGGCTCGCTGAACCGAAACAGAAAAATGACTGAGATATGTTATAATATTTTACTTGTTCCGAAGGTCTCCTTCGTATCTGTTTAGCGATTGAAAAGTGACCTTGAAGCGTCTGGAGCCTGCCTGCGCTAAAGCTTCGGTAGACAGGCAGAGCGTAAGTCCTTCAAGCGTCACGTTTTCAGTAATACGACCGAACGCTTCAAGGAGCTTCATTCCATTACGCACGCTTGAAGGTTCTTCTACCGTTGAATAGAGAACCTTGTAGAGTATGGAATTCCGATATGCGATTGGAGATATTCGATCTCAGATATACGATTTGAACCTCTTCTTCTAAATCTGCGATCGAATATCGCATATCTCCAATCTGAGATCAAAAAAATTCTGTTTTCAGCCGCTAAACAGATACGAAAGCGGTCAGACGGGTATCTTTATAGCTGGCGCATCAAACACTGGCACAAGTCTTCGTACGTGTTTAACGATTTGTGGAACGGTAGACCGCCGTCTACACATGTAGGGAAGGGAGGTTGCAAGAAAATCAGAGACAAGAGAAAGAGGTCTCTATTACCGTCTGCTTTAGCTGACGAAAATATAAGAGCAAGGATTACGTTGGCTTTAGCCAAGTTTGGCTTCACTCGGATTCTTCACCAAGAGATGTGGCTAAAGCCACTCGATTTCTGACCGTTCGCTTGCCCGTCAGCTAAAGCAGACGGTAATAGATATTGAAACAAATAATGAACTACCTCGGGGCAGAGCCCACGAGGTATCAACTTATAATCCAAATTTTTTTAACAATCTATGCACTTATTGTGAAGTGTCCCCCTTCGAAGGGGGCAATGGGGGATGATCATTTATGCTTCAGAACCAAGACTTTGTCAATTCAAAACTCAGATAGTCATCCCCCAGCTCACTCTGTTCGCTTCCCCCTTCGAAGGGGGAATTTAGTCTTTTTCCGACCCAGAGGGTCGGGGAATTAAACCACTTTAGATTAAAAACCTGTTAATCTGACTTAAGCTAAAAGTCGCTCTGACTTATTGTGGACGATCACTTTTTTAAACGCTAAACAAGTACCGAAGGTCTCCTTCGGAACACTGCGTCTGGAAGCTCTGCTTCTGATAAAATGTCTGAGCCTGGCTCTACGAAGCTTTAGCGTAGTTGATGACGAATCGTATGAGCTCAATACCAGAGCTTCGGATTGGCATTCCGCCCCGAATGGATGGCCATGCCAAAGGAGGACCTTCGGAACGAGTAAAAGAATGGGTAAACTCTCATTTTGATTGGTAGAAAAAAATGTGTCCAAACGATTGGAATCATCGGAGTACACGTTTGTGCCCATAATTATGGGCACGTGAGCACGAGCGAGACGCTCGCGCCATAAGACTCGTATTACTTTAAGAGATTTCGGCTGACGATTGTCCCGTAGGGTTCTCTTTGAGGCAACTTGGAAGTGTCACATCCCGAGGCTTCGGACCACTATTCAGCGAACTCTGGAAGGACCTATCGGACTCTTCCAGGTTCTCAGTTAATTCTTCATAAATCCATGTGAAACATACTCTAACGCCATATAAAGTGCCGAGTGCCAGTATTCCCAGTCGTGACCGCCATCACGAACTCTGAACTGCAGCGGAATTCCCTTCTGCCTCATCTCCTCCACGAAAGCGATGTTGGCATCAAACAGGAAATCGTCATCACCACAATCCACAAACCATCGAATCGATTTCAACTCTTCGACCGTTTCTTCATCTGCATTTGCTACAAAATTTACGGCACTCTCTTCACGAACGGTTCGGTTGAGTTCCCGGAATTTTGGATCATCCTGGTTGAGCCCCTCCCCTTCTCCGAGGGTCATCAGAGCACTCATCGCATAAACCGTTGAAAATTTATCTGGATATTTCTGACCATAGACAGTTGCACCACCGCCTCCCATCGAAAGTCCTGCAATTGCGGTGTTTTCTTTCCCGGTTTTCACCCGGTAATTCTCTTCGATATAGGGCATGAACTCATTAAAGAAATAATCTTCGTACGGCCATCCCTCCATGTTAAAATATCCGTCCCATTCAGTTCCGCCATCCGGCATTACGATGATCATTTCAACGGCCTTGTCTCCGTCAATCAAGCGGTTGGCTACATCCTGTACGTGTCCGCGCTCTACCCAATCTTTGTGATCTCCAAAAACGCCATGCAGCAAATACAATACTGGATAGGTTCTGTTTTCATCAACCGTATAGCTTTTTGGCAGATAGACGGAGTACCCCCGCTCCACGCCAAGGACTTCGCTTGTCATTGATTCAATTTTGGCCTCACCCTGTGGTGGTGCTTCCGGCATTTGGGCCGTTGCTGATTGAGTAAGAGCTACCAGTATTGCTGATAAAACGATTTTCTTAAATTTCATTTGTTAATTCAGTGGGTTAATTAAAGTTGGTTTTGAATTTTATCTATTCCTAATTCATCCTTTCCATGTAGATTCTGTTAAGCAACTCAAGACGCTCTTTCATCGGAACTGTTGACACATGGATATTATCGCCAAAATAGATGGTTTGATAATCTCCGGATTCTGCTTGTGGCCACTCTGGTAAACCTTCGCCATTGGGATCGCCATCCTCTGCAAAACTTGCCCAATATGATGACATCGTTTCAGCCAGCTTGTAATCTATCTCTTCCCACGGGCGATCACTGGTATGAAGCGTGTTATAAGCGTAGGGAACTTCACCGGTATGAAAAGCACCAAAATCCTGCTGTTGATCTGTATATGGCAGATCTCGAGTGAAGTGATAGAGATAGACGGGAGAATCACCGGTTTGATTTTGCATTTGTGCCCATTTCCAGTTTTGCAACCCAAAGGTATTCAACATGCTAAGATCTTTTTGAGATCTCTGAGCTTCAGAGTCCGTTCCGGCAGGAAACAGGTCCAGAACTTCATCTGCATATTCTCCAAACTGGTCTTTTATATTCTGCCGAAATTGCCCGGTGGTAGGCGGCGGACCAAATGAGAAGCCTTCATCTTCATTCCAACCGGTCAGCAGTGGTACATCATTGTAATTTCCTTCAACAAAAAGTGTATAAATTGATTTGGGAATCACATATCCATC
Proteins encoded in this region:
- a CDS encoding carboxypeptidase-like regulatory domain-containing protein, whose protein sequence is MELNNTLNKWTAVSVFFFIVFFFFNTITATAQQIEVSGTVVDATTDETLPGVNIAVEGTNRGTSTNIDGNYTITVPSDGVLSFSFIGYATQTVEVNGRQEINVALEQGVNQLDEIVAVGYATQAAGEVTGSISSVSSQDLENISVTDASSALQGTTSGVQAVESGTPGEGASIRIRGLGTINDNEPLWVVDGVPGATVIPEDIESISILKDAASQAIYGARAANGVVLVTTKSGRQNQPLQVNVKVRRGVSSFTSKYNLLNTQEYGEMLWLRDRNDGITPSHPQYGNGDATGNS
- a CDS encoding VCBS repeat-containing protein, with the translated sequence MNSKFYLLLLIIVGFLVLLFSCYHQQQEPRFKKIHSDQSKITFFNHIEQTPDFNIINYLYFYDGGGVSIGDINGDGLPDIYLTANMGKNRLYLNEGDFKFRDITDQAGVGGSGDWTTGTTMVDINGDGWLDIYICNVDYLNKSGRNQLFINNGDYTFIERAEEYGLAFSGYSKQATFFDMDRDGDLDMFLVNHSIHNQDSFQPRDQQNIHSPKGGDRLYRNDDGKFVDVTKEAGIHSTQLGYGLNVSVSDINGDHYPDIYVTNDFHEHDYLYLNEKNGTFNDVLQISAGHTSRASMGSDIADINNDLKPDIAVVDMLPYTEKRLKTSISSEPYELYSLQREYGYHPQLIRNTLQLNIGQDSSSIPMLAEIAQMAGVHATDWSWSGLLFDMDNDGLKDFFVTNGIYRRPNNMDYLTMVRQSSIQRSLNMGITDENISVIDSMPQLKIPNFAYRNKGSIQFSNQTEKWGFTTPTYSNGAAYGDLDNDGDLDLVINNVNSVASLYQNMTIEQDSTSYLTLKLEGSGKNSKGIGSKAIVYTDNGYQALELYPTRGFQSSVDSRLFFGLGEVEKIDSLKINWPTGKKTLYKNISTNQLLTITEDQVEKEEEIEKESYSSPFKEVSSPLLPVYRHQEDTYDAFSLQPFMPYQLSELGPAIAVADINGDGLEDIFFGGAAEQSGSIYLQRNDEKFIKQEINIFNKHAYSEDTDAEFFDANGDDYLDLYVVSGVNERSSQNDEFLSDRLYINDGNGDFTYDIGSLPNFTSNGSVVLPIDFNDDGNDDLFIGSRSVPRSYGEDPIHYFLKNNGDGTFENVTDSVGSSLKNVGMVSDAKKADITGDGRLDLVVAGDWMPVTVFKNINGKFVKDESFISPSGLWQTLHLSDMDSDGDVDILAGNIGLNTPFQVSEEKPLIMYAANFTGLGNTDPIIGYTKDTIVYPVVPLYQLVQNIAVLRNRFPTYESYANKSLIDIFGRRQLEKVPQRKVTSLASVYFENQGNGLFKTDPLPVEMQSAPIFSFYTPNLNRGENLDIIAGGNLHKVRPVYGGRYDASYGWYLEGKSEKNLEPKPISLKVRGEIREIKSVRVGKNYQLIIIGINNDTPIFLRKSSD
- a CDS encoding metallophosphoesterase family protein — protein: MRKIGLIADTHNYLDPQISEFFSDRDEIWHAGDFGNLKISKALEEIAPVIGVYGNIDGNDIRTKYPLHQRFDCDGVDVWMTHIGGIPGRYCIPIRREIENNTPDLFICGHSHILKIARDHSLNKMLYMNPGAAGKQGFQVYRTIVRFAIDSGKIQDVEVINLDKVED
- a CDS encoding glycosyltransferase family 2 protein yields the protein MKHSVSIIIVTWNALNHLRKFLPSVAATNYTNFEIIIANNASDDGTVNWVEENYPDCKVITFDRNYGYAAGNNRAVKYASGEILIFLNNDVQTDPNWLIGLNNVFQDPSVGIAQPKLRSAQNKDYFEYAGAAGGFIDWMGYTFCKGRLMNHVEKDAGQYDTSGDIFWASGAAFAIRKELFQKSGGFDEDFEFHMEEIDLCWRCLKRGEKIRYVPGSVVYHLGGGSLAHGSPRKVFYNYRNNLLMLLKNLDRFVIPKLLFRLILDGISGIRTLFKGNPAETWAIIRAHFSFYRMIPETLKKRKALKHSSTSKTPESLVMHHLLIVEYFLKGKQTFDELDFTPDE
- a CDS encoding alpha/beta hydrolase family protein; translated protein: MKFKKIVLSAILVALTQSATAQMPEAPPQGEAKIESMTSEVLGVERGYSVYLPKSYTVDENRTYPVLYLLHGVFGDHKDWVERGHVQDVANRLIDGDKAVEMIIVMPDGGTEWDGYFNMEGWPYEDYFFNEFMPYIEENYRVKTGKENTAIAGLSMGGGGATVYGQKYPDKFSTVYAMSALMTLGEGEGLNQDDPKFRELNRTVREESAVNFVANADEETVEELKSIRWFVDCGDDDFLFDANIAFVEEMRQKGIPLQFRVRDGGHDWEYWHSALYMALEYVSHGFMKN